GACGACATTCGACGTCAGTTCACTATAATTGAAGTCCGAATAGACATATGAGATGGGTGAATAGTCTATGATTCCATCCTGATCAATGTCCACGCCACTCAGAGCACCGTTTCCATCAAATGAGAGCAGATGATCCGGGAGTTCCTGGAAGCGTCGGCTGAAATCTTCCTGTGTATGGTCGTCTACCCTGCGAAAGTCAAAATAATCCGCTCCCATAATAAATGCCTGAGCATAGGCCTGTAGTGAAAGTGTGGTGCTCAAGGTGACATCAGCCCTAAAAGTCATGGTAGTTTGTGCCAATTTTAAACCTGAGAAAATATAATGGGGTTGATTCGAAGCATCTTCCATGGTGGTGATCCAGGCCCAGGTATCATCCATGAAGTGAAAATTGGGTCCCAGAGAAAGGGACACATTTTTCTTGGGTCGCCATGTAAAGGATGGGGATGTATTGAAACTGTGTACATCGTCCCAACTATAAAAGTAGCTAGCACTTATGCCGGCGCTCAACTTTTGACGCCAGTCCGAACTAATGTTGGTCCAACCATTCACATTTTTTGAACCTCGAATGGAAGGTCCGCCATGCAGATGGAAGGGTACCATACCACCCGTATTAAAATTGATTCCTCCTCCAATGCCCCAATTGTTTTTCAGGGTGGCATGGCCATTGACATTCCCACCTACACCCTTGGATTCACCACCAAAGGTCCAGTTGGCCCATTGGTTTAAATTAATATTGTAATTGAGAAAGAAACGACCTGGCTCCCAATGTCGATATCCTATCCATATGAACTCATTAACATTATCTACAGAGCGCATGAAACCCAGATCATTGACTTCAAGACCAGGGCTGGTAGCAAGGACACCACCAAACATGTTCAGCTTACCCTCAGATTTGCCAACGATGAACTTGCCTCCCATTCCCGAAAGTGAGGTAGCAGATGAGTCCACACTGAGGTGTTCAGCATCTGGTCTCTGAAAATATCGAGCAGGATGGAGTTGGGTGTTGAGGATAGCTTCCTCACTTCCCATGACATGGCTAAAAGCCAAAGCAGATTCTATGGAATAAACCCTATCTGAAGATTGGTGATTAAAGTCAAGACCCCCGGTAAAGGCTTTTTCTCGCAGCCAATCCATGTTGGTATCATCCAGGGAACGCAAAGTAGCTGTGAATATGCCGCCAATTGACGTAAAGCCACCACGATAGTCCTGTTGAACACGTGTAAGTAGATAAGTTGTAGCAGGCTCAATGACATTGCTTGATTCATGACCATCAGCATAGGTAATCACAGCACTTTCTTCAGCTGTTGCAGCTGACATGAGGCCGATAGAGAGACCGTTATCAAGTTTTCCGGTAAATTTTCCCGCTGCCAGGATACGTGTAAACTCAGGAGCATCGATTGATATTACTGTCCCCCCATCAGAACTGGCACCACCCTGGGGAGCTCTTCCCATACGACGTGAATAGAAGAGTGTGTTTGAAGAATTGTCACCATCACCAAATCCTAAGGAAAAGTTTAGAATATTACCCCCTTCAATAAAGAAAGGTCTTTGCTCTCTGAAATAACTCTCGAATTCCGTAAGATTAAACTCTGCCGGATCAGCCTCGACCTGACCAAAATCAGGATTAAAGGTACCGCTAAAGGTGAGGCCAAGATCAAAATTTTTGCGGATATCTACACCCATACTGGCTGAGTTTTCGTAGTGGTCAAACTCACCCACGTTGGCATCATTGAAACCGGATCGTCCCAGGACATAGGGTGTTATATATATGGGCTGTTCAGCCTGAATATTGGTTAAACCTGTAAGTTCACCGTAATTTGAGACAAAGCCCGTTTCCTCATGGGACCAGTGATTCCAAATAGCCAGTTCATTGTCATTGCGAGGGAATTCACGATAAACATTGAGTCCCCAGGTAAGGGATTCGGCACTATTGAAGCGAAGTTCCCTAAAAGGAATGGCAAACTCTGCTGACCACCCCTGGTCGTCGATACTTACCTCCCCCTCCCAAACTGCATTCCAGTCAAAATCAGCATTATCATCATCAAAACGTCTTAAATCCTGCTTCACACCGGCTGCATTAAGACCAAATTCGAAAGCCGTTCTGTGGTCATGATAACTATCTATGGAGATATATAGCCAATCAGATGGCGAGGATTCATCACGTCTGGTGAGGATTCCATCAATCAGCTCAGGTTGATCGTCATATGCGCGAATTCCTATATAGAGGAATTCGGAATCATAGGCTACAGCAAATTCTGTACGTTGGGTGGCTTGGGAACCATCATCTGGGTTGCGCTGTAAAAAGTCACTTTGTTTGGGAAGTTCTTGCCAAACTTTATCGTGTAGTTTTCCATCTACTTCAATTGGGGTACCATTCAGGCGAAAGGCCGAAACACTCCGCTCCTGAGCACTCCCTTTTAATTGTGGTGAGCCAATAGTAATTATTGGTATTAAACCACACAACAGGAGAGTAAGCAGTCGAAAATGTTTCATATCGTTCCATTCCTTTCACCTCAATCCGGAACCAATAACCTACTGCTTCCGTACCTCAGCATTTACGATCTCACCTTTTACCTCGCCACCGTTGGCCAGATAGACAATCACATTTGAATCGGGTTCTTTCACGAGGATAGAACCTTTTACAACCGAATTCATATCTATGATAATTTTGAGTTTCCCATTATGATAAAGCACAACATCTGGCTTGCGGTTTATGATGATGTCACCATCAATCATGGAGCCATTAAAAAGTGAGATATCCCCTGAGACGGTCTTAAGAGACCCACGAAGTCTTGAATCATCCAATTCAACATCTCCGCTTACAGTTCCAATATATTCTCCAATGTCAGACCCGGAGTCACAGTTCACATCTCCACTCACTGTCTCAATTGATCCATCAACTTCGCTCTTCTCATAGAGATGAATATCACCACTTACGGTTTCGAGATTTTTTGTTTTTGCACCCTTCCCCACGGAGATATCGCCACTTACCACTTCTATATTCTGGACGGAGGCTTTCGACCCAATTGAGATATCACCGCTCACTGCAGAAACATCACCCTTTACCATTGCACCATTACCAACAAAAATATCACCACTTACTGTGGAGACATTGCGGGAGCTCTTTTTGCCCTTTGCGATGTGAATGTCTTTGCTCACAGAGGACTGTGCATAAGCAAAAGAGCTTAAGACTAGAAGGATTGACACGACTGTGATGAATGCTCTTGATTTCATAATTTGCTCCATTATTTACTTTCTCTCTAATTGATTTATCATGCTGTTTCTGTAATCGGTCGCACAGTTCGATAAAAGGTTTAATAAAAAAGTGGTTCTTAACATGGTCCCCAATAAACCAATCTCATGCCATGCTATGGTACGATTATTTATAATGTTATTTTTATTGTATTTAGGCATTATTATTCTTGATTTATATTATCGTTTTGAATGACATATATATCATTTAAATATACTCCCATGTCAGATTGATATACTCAATTACCAGAATTCATTGAGTCTTAGCTATTCTGAGGAGTTCGACGACTTAATTAAATTAAAAAAGCAAACGATTTCTCGTTTGCTTTGTACCGCGGAGAGGGGTCGAACCTCCACAAGCTGAGCTTACTAGATCCTAAATCTAGCGCGTCTACCAATTCCGCCACCGCGGCTTAAAAAAGCGTCGCAAGATAGAAATTGCCTCCTTTGAAGCAACAGAAAGAGGCTGTCTTATAACATGATATCGCCTCTTTTTTTAGCCACAGATTCACAGGGAATATCACTGATTTATTTAAATCCAAGCTTAAGCGTTATTTTCAAGTCAAGGGGCTAGAATCAGCTCACCAGAGATAATTAAACACTTCTTTACTATCCCCCGCTCCTCTTCGACTATAGTTTTATTTGAGTAGGGGCACTATCAACCAACCCAAATTCAATATTCACTTCATCAAGACCTCAGAGCAGGAAATACCTGGAGTGACCATTTGCTTTGATTTGACCAAACACTGCTTCCAGGATAAATGTGAAGAACCGTATCCAGTTCCAATTTGTCAATCACATTGCTGATCAGGCGAACCAAATGGTTCTCTGGTATCCATGAATCCAGACTTGAGGGAAGGCGTTGGGCCGATGTAGTTGAAATGCTTTAAAGCTAGCTTTACGGGATAGTGGCTTTTCTTATACAACCATAATGTTAGCTGCTATATCTGCAATAATATTCATTTATACCTCTATACCCCTTATTTATAAAAAAAGAGGCTGCCCCAAAAGGGCAGCCTCTTTTTTTATAATATCTTTTTTGGTCTGGATTACTTGAGCATTACCAACTTTTTGGTAGCGCTAAAACCAGCCGAGCTGCTCATCCTGTAGATATAAATTCCAGACTCAACTCGAACACCATTCTGATTTAAACCATCCCACATGGTAGTATAAACACCAGGTTGATGTTCACCATTTGACAGTGTGCGGATTTCCTGACCCAGAAGATTGAAGATACCTAGCTGTACTTCGGAAGCCTCAGGCACACTATAGCTAATGGTTGTGGTTGGATTAAAGGGGTTTGGATAGTTCTGTTTAAGCTCAAATGCAGTTGGTAGCTCAGCTTCATCATCCACACCAACAGTAATCGGGAACATATAATCTTCGCCGTTACTGGGTAAGGGTAATCCACCCTGTGTAGCAACAATTAAGTCTGTGGTGGACACTATGAGATCACCCAAAGGTGCATTTGATGCAATATTAAATTGTATTTCCAAAATAGCACCAGATCCAGGGGCAATTTCCTCACCATTGAAATTGACACCAAGAATCAACGAGTGACCATCTACTTCATTGGCAACAAAGGTAAAGTCAGCTCCACGGCCAAGCCCTTGCACAGACTCAATCGTCAAATAATCCACATTGTCAACAAGATTAAATTGTATTCCCTTTACAGGAACCGCATTGTTCAATTCGAT
This is a stretch of genomic DNA from Candidatus Neomarinimicrobiota bacterium. It encodes these proteins:
- a CDS encoding carbohydrate binding family 9 domain-containing protein, whose protein sequence is MKHFRLLTLLLCGLIPIITIGSPQLKGSAQERSVSAFRLNGTPIEVDGKLHDKVWQELPKQSDFLQRNPDDGSQATQRTEFAVAYDSEFLYIGIRAYDDQPELIDGILTRRDESSPSDWLYISIDSYHDHRTAFEFGLNAAGVKQDLRRFDDDNADFDWNAVWEGEVSIDDQGWSAEFAIPFRELRFNSAESLTWGLNVYREFPRNDNELAIWNHWSHEETGFVSNYGELTGLTNIQAEQPIYITPYVLGRSGFNDANVGEFDHYENSASMGVDIRKNFDLGLTFSGTFNPDFGQVEADPAEFNLTEFESYFREQRPFFIEGGNILNFSLGFGDGDNSSNTLFYSRRMGRAPQGGASSDGGTVISIDAPEFTRILAAGKFTGKLDNGLSIGLMSAATAEESAVITYADGHESSNVIEPATTYLLTRVQQDYRGGFTSIGGIFTATLRSLDDTNMDWLREKAFTGGLDFNHQSSDRVYSIESALAFSHVMGSEEAILNTQLHPARYFQRPDAEHLSVDSSATSLSGMGGKFIVGKSEGKLNMFGGVLATSPGLEVNDLGFMRSVDNVNEFIWIGYRHWEPGRFFLNYNINLNQWANWTFGGESKGVGGNVNGHATLKNNWGIGGGINFNTGGMVPFHLHGGPSIRGSKNVNGWTNISSDWRQKLSAGISASYFYSWDDVHSFNTSPSFTWRPKKNVSLSLGPNFHFMDDTWAWITTMEDASNQPHYIFSGLKLAQTTMTFRADVTLSTTLSLQAYAQAFIMGADYFDFRRVDDHTQEDFSRRFQELPDHLLSFDGNGALSGVDIDQDGIIDYSPISYVYSDFNYSELTSNVVLRWEYSTGSVMYLVWSRGASAYDPAWRFNPGEDLESLLNLEADNIFLIKVNKLLHF
- a CDS encoding DUF4097 family beta strand repeat protein; this translates as MKSRAFITVVSILLVLSSFAYAQSSVSKDIHIAKGKKSSRNVSTVSGDIFVGNGAMVKGDVSAVSGDISIGSKASVQNIEVVSGDISVGKGAKTKNLETVSGDIHLYEKSEVDGSIETVSGDVNCDSGSDIGEYIGTVSGDVELDDSRLRGSLKTVSGDISLFNGSMIDGDIIINRKPDVVLYHNGKLKIIIDMNSVVKGSILVKEPDSNVIVYLANGGEVKGEIVNAEVRKQ